In a genomic window of Dyadobacter fermentans DSM 18053:
- a CDS encoding nitrate reductase associated protein, with amino-acid sequence MNTITAIETRFFAFESDFVDSLRCIPMIVRYKLDTCRVKLQLADWARLNYHEKDELAELPCHSQEEIDAYADFVHALVWKYTSTVPSLLKTLDAAWVHTQVPAEVREKAQEWNCPVISAHQWMQLDVLERFALVKLSRSGHEGRNFPRALAEFGLAAAC; translated from the coding sequence ATGAACACCATAACCGCCATCGAAACCCGCTTTTTCGCATTCGAAAGCGATTTTGTAGATAGCCTGCGCTGCATCCCGATGATCGTGCGGTACAAGCTCGACACCTGCCGCGTGAAACTGCAACTCGCCGATTGGGCCAGACTCAATTACCACGAAAAGGACGAACTGGCAGAACTACCCTGCCATTCGCAAGAGGAGATTGACGCCTACGCCGATTTTGTGCATGCATTGGTTTGGAAATATACCAGCACAGTGCCCAGCCTGCTCAAAACGCTCGACGCCGCGTGGGTGCATACGCAGGTACCCGCGGAAGTGCGCGAAAAGGCCCAGGAATGGAACTGCCCCGTCATTTCGGCGCACCAGTGGATGCAGCTCGATGTGCTCGAACGGTTTGCATTAGTAAAACTCAGCCGCTCAGGCCACGAGGGCCGGAATTTCCCCAGGGCGCTGGCAGAGTTTGGGCTGGCGGCGGCTTGTTAG
- a CDS encoding TlpA family protein disulfide reductase → MRYPLYIYLVCFGIVFLFTGCEYKKNNSVKVTIDYPKLAGDTVSIGRVNMVDVSTIELGKVLLDSAGKGVVEVEVEAPVFAHINGKELAAGILIYPGDEIEIAPSAAGARLAVQFRGDGAAVNQALNETQQIRSEFEKWNGTYYFQLNSEDFLAAKDSLQKSYDHLFSKLKSDTQVSAERLALLTHQTGMHVVSYQYNFAIGKDTSEIPAQVRRVVEHLPIDTVALQSGMFDYSLVASQFFQHRINNAVYEENDQMDSDSLESIFPMMVEKKIKANEYPKPIEDFIRVKSADVQIRLNGLSPNMITLANTIEKEVASEELKKVIREDVSRWEKLGPGKPAPDFTGTTPDGKKLALSDLRGKIVYVDIWATWCGPCVGEFPESKKVHSEFKEDDRVAFLYVSIDRDTLAWKKMVAAGRVPAGHHMLTSADAPESVWNLYHVWGIPRYLLIDAQGRMVATHAVRPSSGNVQGELRKLLSKSRIAQK, encoded by the coding sequence ATGCGCTATCCTCTTTACATTTATCTTGTGTGTTTCGGCATTGTTTTTCTATTCACCGGCTGTGAGTACAAGAAAAATAATTCGGTTAAGGTAACGATTGATTATCCCAAATTGGCCGGTGATACTGTTTCAATCGGTCGGGTTAATATGGTGGATGTTTCAACCATTGAGTTGGGCAAAGTGCTGCTGGATAGTGCCGGGAAAGGGGTGGTTGAGGTGGAAGTTGAAGCGCCGGTATTTGCACATATCAATGGAAAGGAATTGGCAGCGGGCATTTTGATTTACCCTGGCGATGAGATCGAAATTGCCCCATCCGCGGCGGGAGCGAGGTTAGCAGTACAGTTCAGAGGCGATGGTGCAGCGGTTAATCAGGCTTTGAATGAAACCCAGCAAATCAGGAGCGAATTCGAGAAATGGAACGGCACTTACTACTTCCAACTCAATTCGGAAGACTTTCTGGCGGCCAAGGATTCACTGCAAAAAAGTTACGATCATTTATTCTCAAAACTGAAATCCGATACGCAGGTTTCGGCGGAGCGACTGGCTCTTCTGACGCATCAAACCGGTATGCATGTTGTTTCTTATCAATACAATTTTGCGATCGGAAAAGATACATCGGAAATCCCGGCGCAGGTGAGAAGAGTAGTTGAGCATCTGCCGATCGATACCGTTGCGTTGCAATCCGGTATGTTCGACTATTCACTGGTTGCCTCGCAGTTTTTTCAGCATCGTATCAACAATGCCGTATACGAAGAGAACGATCAAATGGACAGTGATAGCCTCGAATCCATTTTTCCAATGATGGTCGAAAAGAAAATCAAGGCCAATGAATATCCGAAACCAATCGAGGATTTCATCAGGGTGAAAAGTGCGGACGTCCAGATCAGATTGAACGGACTTTCGCCCAACATGATAACACTGGCTAACACCATCGAAAAGGAAGTTGCTTCGGAAGAGCTCAAAAAGGTGATTCGCGAGGATGTCAGCCGTTGGGAAAAGCTGGGCCCCGGGAAGCCCGCGCCGGATTTTACCGGCACGACGCCTGATGGTAAGAAGCTCGCGCTTTCGGATTTGCGCGGGAAAATTGTGTACGTCGACATTTGGGCGACTTGGTGTGGGCCATGCGTGGGCGAATTTCCTGAGTCAAAAAAGGTGCACTCGGAGTTTAAAGAAGATGATCGGGTCGCTTTTCTGTATGTCTCCATCGACAGGGATACCCTGGCATGGAAGAAAATGGTGGCAGCTGGCAGAGTTCCCGCCGGCCATCACATGCTTACCAGCGCCGACGCTCCCGAATCTGTCTGGAATCTTTATCATGTGTGGGGCATTCCGCGCTACTTGCTGATCGACGCGCAGGGCCGCATGGTAGCGACCCATGCTGTGCGGCCGTCGTCGGGTAATGTGCAGGGTGAATTGCGTAAATTGTTGAGCAAAAGTCGTATAGCGCAAAAGTAG
- a CDS encoding metallophosphoesterase, producing MHTVLLSACLLAHIIPGLLRGPYLQSATSTSIIIRWRTNEPTDSRVLFGESPATLFQSVDSTSSVTEHEVKLTGLQPKKRYYYSIGSAQGVLQGDAGNFFETAPLPAQTGKYTIGVMGDCGNNSVNQINTRDKLLDFLGNEYMDAWLLLGDNAYMTGTEAEYQSGFFNIYKDRLLKQTPLYPTPGNHDYANNASRQVDHAVPYYNIFTVPSAGEAGGVPSGTESFYSFDYGNTHFLSLDSYGMESGNTRLYDTLGTQVQWVKADLAANTNKDWVIAYWHHPPYTKGSHDSDIELELINMRKNFIRILERNGVDLILCGHSHDYERSKLMHGHYGLENSFNPAIYNLSQSSGRYDGSSESCPYIKKSSDNEGTVYVVAGSAGQLGATKAGYPHNALPFANASYGGAVLLQVEGNRLDAKWIASDGIVRDQFTIVKDVNKKTSVEIEKGESITIASSYIGSYLWSTGDTSREVTVSPAVTTEYVVKDEYSCLSDTTEVIVTNPLPVKLSHFSGSFHDGRVTLEWETTEEINAGYFLVERSQDGRTFEPIGKVDALGDSRKVNAYHYDDENVNDNFYNSNIYYRLKEVDRDGKTQYSRIVSIKLDSYANDKIRIKPNPSSGEEIWVEIGKGIGKCKLILSNVNGQTLREMSSNAETIAQSYPLGKLNAGTYIIKAVFGSEIISRKFVVR from the coding sequence ATGCACACTGTACTATTATCCGCTTGTCTGCTGGCGCATATAATCCCAGGTCTTTTGCGAGGTCCGTACCTTCAATCGGCTACGTCGACGAGTATTATTATTCGCTGGCGTACCAATGAGCCAACCGACAGCCGGGTTCTTTTCGGGGAATCGCCAGCGACATTATTCCAAAGTGTTGACAGTACCTCGTCCGTCACCGAGCACGAGGTAAAATTGACCGGGCTCCAACCCAAAAAGCGGTACTATTATTCCATCGGCTCTGCGCAGGGAGTGTTGCAAGGTGATGCCGGCAACTTTTTTGAAACGGCCCCATTACCAGCGCAAACAGGCAAATACACCATCGGCGTGATGGGCGATTGCGGAAATAATTCTGTTAATCAGATCAATACGCGTGATAAGCTGCTCGATTTCCTGGGGAATGAATATATGGATGCCTGGCTATTGCTCGGCGACAATGCCTACATGACCGGCACCGAAGCGGAGTACCAGAGCGGATTTTTCAATATTTACAAAGACCGGCTGTTAAAGCAAACACCATTGTATCCGACGCCGGGAAATCACGATTATGCCAATAATGCATCCAGACAGGTCGATCACGCGGTGCCTTATTATAACATATTTACCGTTCCCAGCGCCGGGGAAGCGGGTGGCGTCCCTTCCGGGACCGAATCGTTTTACTCGTTTGATTATGGGAACACCCATTTCCTTTCGCTGGACTCGTACGGAATGGAAAGTGGCAATACGCGGCTGTATGATACTTTGGGCACGCAGGTGCAATGGGTCAAGGCGGATCTGGCAGCAAATACGAACAAGGATTGGGTAATCGCCTACTGGCATCATCCGCCGTATACGAAAGGCTCCCATGATTCGGATATTGAATTGGAGCTGATTAACATGCGGAAGAATTTTATCCGGATTTTGGAAAGAAACGGCGTAGACCTCATTCTTTGCGGGCACAGCCACGACTACGAGCGCTCGAAATTAATGCACGGGCATTATGGTCTCGAAAATTCATTTAATCCGGCCATTTACAACCTCAGCCAGTCTTCCGGGCGTTACGACGGCTCATCCGAATCCTGCCCATACATCAAGAAATCATCCGACAATGAAGGCACCGTATATGTAGTTGCAGGCTCGGCGGGGCAGCTTGGGGCTACCAAGGCAGGCTATCCGCACAATGCATTGCCATTCGCCAATGCAAGTTACGGAGGAGCGGTTTTATTGCAGGTGGAAGGGAACAGGCTGGACGCCAAGTGGATAGCTTCCGACGGCATCGTGCGTGATCAGTTTACGATTGTTAAGGATGTGAATAAGAAAACGTCGGTCGAGATCGAGAAAGGGGAAAGCATTACAATTGCCTCCTCCTATATCGGCTCCTACTTGTGGAGCACCGGGGATACATCCCGGGAAGTTACGGTAAGCCCGGCAGTGACGACGGAATATGTTGTCAAGGACGAATATTCCTGTCTTAGTGATACGACGGAGGTCATTGTCACCAACCCGTTACCAGTCAAATTGAGCCATTTTTCAGGTTCATTCCATGACGGTAGGGTGACGCTGGAATGGGAGACGACGGAAGAAATCAATGCAGGTTATTTTTTGGTCGAGCGCTCGCAGGACGGTCGTACTTTTGAGCCTATCGGTAAAGTCGACGCATTGGGTGATTCCCGAAAGGTAAATGCGTACCACTATGATGATGAAAATGTAAACGACAATTTTTATAACAGCAACATTTATTACCGGCTCAAAGAAGTCGACCGGGATGGGAAAACGCAATATTCAAGAATTGTAAGTATAAAATTGGATAGTTATGCCAATGATAAAATTCGCATAAAGCCAAACCCTTCTTCCGGGGAAGAGATTTGGGTTGAAATCGGGAAGGGCATAGGTAAATGCAAATTAATCCTCAGTAACGTGAATGGCCAGACTTTACGCGAAATGTCATCCAATGCAGAAACCATAGCTCAAAGTTACCCGCTAGGTAAATTGAATGCCGGAACTTATATCATCAAAGCCGTATTCGGAAGCGAAATAATATCCCGCAAGTTCGTTGTTCGCTAG
- a CDS encoding T9SS type A sorting domain-containing protein, with product MERKRVIGRYILIRQSIFFTLTHSNKNPIPDELLLYDVKGNRILLKTKSSGGTKTFDVRHLNSGIYSIVSQKGEVLFKFLKE from the coding sequence GTGGAAAGGAAAAGAGTGATTGGGCGGTACATCCTAATCCGGCAATCGATTTTTTTTACATTAACCCATTCCAACAAAAATCCGATTCCTGATGAGCTGTTGCTTTATGACGTTAAAGGGAATCGTATTTTGCTCAAAACGAAGTCGTCCGGCGGGACGAAAACGTTCGATGTAAGGCATTTAAATTCCGGCATTTATTCCATTGTATCCCAGAAGGGAGAGGTGCTGTTCAAGTTCCTGAAAGAGTGA
- a CDS encoding M1 family metallopeptidase — MRALFLLILFLFTKPVLAQESLPDISTEEIAAIESKRAGILAGERSMRVKASNNFDVKYYRCEWEVDPASYYIKGKVTPHFTMNAAGNVITLDLASGLTVASVKQRGSDVAFSHVGDALMITLQNPLSQGVKDSLTIAYEGIPPGNHGAFVTSVHGPASTPVLWTLSEPFGSRDWWPCKNGLDDKADSVDIFLTHPAVYKAASNGLLQAETALSINLTRTHWKHRYPIASYLVAFAVTNYSVLDNSVVIGGTSVPFKTYCYPESQFNFQNGAQNALNAMVQFSNLFGDYPFKNEKYAHVQFGWGGGMEHQTCSFMGSMAETLIAHELGHQWFGDKITCGSWEDIWLNEGFATHLASIYNEAKYPLNTKFTRTSEVNTITSQPGGSVWVNDVNDAGRIFNNRLSYLKGSHLLYMLRWILSDATFFSAVKNYINDPSLAYGYATTAHLKSHLEAASGKDLTYFFDQWFTGQGYPSYQVEWYPIGNAVQVRLEQTRSHASVNFFQLPVPLLFRNSQTNQQKLVVLDHTVSGQLFSENLGFEATEVVFDPDVWLITRNNTITKSSGQLPVVFSSFEVQCRGNGARLTWQTIEEVGADYFEIQGSDDARQWQVLGTVRAFGNSKATNDYSFNVEASSSRNFYRVKEYDLDGKTQETRILVAKCGKEKSDWAVHPNPAIDFFYINPFQQKSDS, encoded by the coding sequence ATGCGAGCACTTTTCCTGCTGATCCTTTTTCTTTTTACCAAACCCGTCCTGGCGCAGGAGTCGCTGCCTGACATTTCGACGGAGGAAATCGCGGCCATTGAAAGCAAACGGGCGGGGATCCTGGCTGGCGAACGTTCAATGCGCGTAAAGGCTTCCAATAATTTTGATGTAAAATACTACCGCTGCGAATGGGAAGTCGATCCGGCGTCGTACTATATCAAAGGTAAAGTGACGCCGCATTTTACGATGAATGCGGCAGGAAATGTGATCACACTCGACCTCGCAAGCGGGCTCACGGTGGCATCCGTAAAGCAGCGCGGCAGTGATGTTGCTTTCTCGCACGTCGGCGATGCGCTCATGATCACCCTCCAAAACCCACTTTCGCAAGGCGTTAAAGATTCGCTCACGATTGCGTATGAGGGTATTCCGCCCGGTAATCATGGCGCGTTTGTAACATCCGTGCACGGACCGGCCAGTACGCCTGTTCTGTGGACGTTGAGCGAGCCCTTCGGCAGCCGCGACTGGTGGCCCTGCAAGAACGGCCTCGACGATAAGGCCGATTCCGTCGACATTTTTCTCACGCATCCGGCTGTGTACAAAGCAGCCTCCAACGGACTGTTGCAGGCCGAAACCGCTCTTTCCATCAACCTCACCCGCACACACTGGAAGCACCGCTATCCGATTGCCAGCTACCTTGTCGCATTTGCCGTAACGAACTATAGTGTGCTGGATAACAGTGTCGTAATTGGCGGGACGAGCGTGCCTTTCAAGACTTATTGTTACCCCGAGAGCCAGTTTAATTTCCAGAACGGCGCCCAAAATGCCCTCAATGCGATGGTGCAGTTCAGCAACCTGTTTGGCGATTATCCGTTTAAGAATGAAAAATACGCGCATGTGCAATTCGGCTGGGGCGGCGGCATGGAACACCAAACCTGCTCATTCATGGGCAGTATGGCCGAAACGCTGATCGCCCATGAGCTTGGACATCAATGGTTTGGAGATAAAATTACCTGCGGCAGCTGGGAGGATATCTGGCTCAATGAAGGCTTCGCGACGCACCTGGCGAGCATTTATAATGAGGCTAAATACCCACTCAACACAAAATTCACCCGCACCAGCGAAGTCAACACCATCACTTCACAGCCCGGCGGCTCGGTTTGGGTAAATGATGTGAACGACGCGGGCCGCATTTTCAATAACCGGCTGAGCTACCTCAAAGGCTCGCACCTGCTCTATATGCTGCGCTGGATTCTCAGCGACGCCACGTTCTTCTCCGCGGTGAAAAATTATATCAATGATCCCTCGCTGGCCTACGGCTACGCAACCACCGCTCATCTCAAAAGCCACCTCGAAGCGGCCAGCGGCAAAGATCTGACCTATTTTTTCGACCAATGGTTTACCGGGCAGGGCTACCCGTCGTACCAGGTGGAATGGTATCCGATCGGTAACGCTGTGCAGGTGAGGCTCGAACAAACGCGGTCGCATGCGTCGGTGAATTTTTTCCAGCTGCCCGTGCCCCTGCTATTCCGCAACAGCCAGACTAACCAGCAGAAACTGGTCGTACTCGACCACACGGTGAGCGGCCAGCTCTTTTCGGAAAACCTGGGTTTTGAGGCCACGGAGGTCGTTTTCGATCCTGATGTGTGGCTGATCACGCGCAACAATACGATCACCAAATCGTCGGGGCAATTGCCGGTGGTTTTCAGCAGTTTTGAGGTACAATGCCGCGGCAATGGCGCAAGGCTCACTTGGCAAACGATCGAGGAGGTGGGAGCCGATTATTTTGAAATACAAGGAAGTGACGACGCCCGTCAATGGCAGGTTTTGGGGACTGTCCGTGCGTTTGGTAATTCAAAAGCTACCAACGATTATTCTTTTAATGTCGAAGCGTCTTCTTCGCGTAATTTTTATCGGGTGAAAGAGTACGACCTGGATGGCAAAACCCAGGAGACCCGGATTTTGGTGGCCAAATGTGGAAAGGAAAAGAGTGATTGGGCGGTACATCCTAATCCGGCAATCGATTTTTTTTACATTAACCCATTCCAACAAAAATCCGATTCCTGA
- a CDS encoding DUF899 domain-containing protein translates to MEKQLETTAGRLDESLAAHRVVSQEEWTKSRKELLKKEKELTRLNDELSRQRRALPWVKVDKSYIFEGTEGKLWLSDLFYGKSQLIVYHFMFAPEWEEGCPGCSFLADHIDGANLHLKHHDVSVVVVSRAPLEKLLAFKKRMGWKFAWVSSHGSDFNYDYHVSFTDQQLKNGTIYYNFEYAKHDDGTESPGTSVFYKDGTGNIFHTYSSYSRGGDVLIGTHNYLDLTPKGRNEDGIMDWMRHHDKYEDFKGDQGCCSH, encoded by the coding sequence ATGGAAAAGCAATTGGAAACTACGGCTGGCCGCCTGGACGAAAGCCTGGCCGCGCACCGGGTCGTGTCGCAGGAAGAATGGACGAAATCGAGGAAGGAACTCCTCAAAAAGGAAAAAGAGCTCACCCGCCTGAACGACGAACTGAGTCGCCAGCGTCGCGCGCTGCCCTGGGTGAAAGTCGATAAGTCCTATATTTTCGAGGGAACGGAAGGAAAACTCTGGTTATCAGATCTTTTCTACGGCAAAAGCCAGCTGATCGTCTACCATTTCATGTTTGCCCCGGAGTGGGAAGAGGGTTGCCCGGGCTGCTCGTTCCTGGCCGACCATATCGACGGTGCCAACCTTCATTTGAAACACCACGACGTATCGGTGGTAGTGGTTTCGAGGGCCCCGCTCGAAAAGCTGCTCGCATTCAAAAAACGAATGGGCTGGAAGTTCGCCTGGGTATCGTCGCATGGCAGCGATTTCAATTACGATTATCATGTATCGTTCACGGACCAGCAGCTGAAAAACGGGACGATCTATTACAATTTCGAATATGCCAAACATGACGACGGCACGGAGTCACCCGGCACCAGCGTGTTTTACAAAGATGGGACAGGAAACATTTTCCACACTTATTCCAGCTACTCCCGCGGCGGCGACGTCCTCATCGGCACGCACAATTATCTCGATCTCACACCAAAAGGAAGAAATGAAGATGGAATCATGGACTGGATGCGCCATCACGACAAATATGAAGATTTCAAAGGCGATCAGGGGTGTTGCAGCCATTAG
- a CDS encoding winged helix-turn-helix transcriptional regulator, producing MPFTHHNGPKPTPAQCYNKLNAAGDALYVIGGKWRLRIIIALAEGHKRFNEIQRAIHGISARVLSNELKELEINGFLIRKVYTDFPVSIEYELTPYSDTLSPVIESLISWGEMHRQTIMHSEKPEAIATPVLEEIL from the coding sequence ATGCCATTCACACATCACAACGGCCCCAAACCCACTCCCGCACAATGCTATAATAAGCTCAATGCGGCGGGCGATGCATTATATGTAATCGGCGGTAAATGGAGGTTGCGGATCATCATCGCGCTCGCCGAAGGGCATAAGCGGTTCAATGAAATCCAGCGCGCCATCCACGGCATTTCGGCCAGGGTGCTTTCCAATGAGTTGAAAGAACTGGAAATCAATGGATTTCTTATACGAAAAGTCTACACCGACTTCCCGGTATCGATCGAGTATGAGCTGACGCCTTACAGCGATACGCTTTCGCCGGTGATCGAGTCGCTCATTAGCTGGGGTGAAATGCACCGCCAGACAATTATGCATTCCGAAAAGCCGGAAGCAATCGCTACTCCTGTTCTGGAAGAGATATTGTAA
- a CDS encoding DUF4394 domain-containing protein translates to MKLLDLRLRPVLAIIALVLSISIISCEDHRVPPTGPSLPDRIFYALSDNNQLHEINIRSTATPIRSFAVTGLVEGDMLKGIDFRPATGQLYAISSMNNLYHINVKTGDKEGAATRIGMAPIAATLNGQVGFDFNPTVDRIRVVSTTAQNLRLHPETGAVLTGDSQLNGYPNPMIGAVAYTNSRAGVTAAPAGAGTTLYDIDASTDMLYIQNPPNPGTLVPVGPLGLNIQEVGGFDISPDMNPSDVYPIASVKFGDKWELDYVDLTTGKLQKLGDFPANVNIIGIAIPSLPVAYALTDSGMLKIFNPQNGTEFGTKMITPIPGVTLHGIDLRPVNGRLYAIGSDSKIYGIDLGTGAATELVSLKLPDNTPVMLSGMHFGVDFNPVADRLRVVSDNGQNLRIDVSNGVTTVDQPLKIGMSGPTPFVTAVAYTNSSAGAATTTLFDIDSQSNTLYVQSPPNNGVLIDAKPLSADVAPHIGFDIGNVSGKGYAIFTVGANTSFYTVDLATGAIMHQFPYSGPVKGLAVGFGL, encoded by the coding sequence ATGAAATTACTCGACCTTCGCCTCAGGCCGGTGCTCGCAATCATCGCCCTTGTCCTTTCAATCTCCATCATCTCCTGCGAGGACCATCGCGTACCGCCAACCGGTCCTTCGCTTCCAGACAGGATCTTCTACGCGCTTTCCGACAACAACCAGCTCCACGAGATCAACATCCGCAGCACCGCGACCCCCATTCGGTCGTTTGCCGTGACGGGGCTGGTAGAAGGCGACATGCTGAAAGGCATCGACTTCCGTCCTGCAACCGGACAATTGTACGCGATCAGCTCGATGAATAACCTTTATCACATTAATGTAAAAACAGGCGATAAGGAAGGCGCGGCCACACGCATTGGAATGGCACCGATCGCCGCCACATTGAATGGCCAGGTCGGTTTCGACTTCAACCCGACCGTCGACCGCATCCGCGTCGTATCGACCACCGCTCAAAACCTGCGCCTGCACCCCGAAACGGGTGCTGTCCTCACGGGCGACTCGCAGCTGAACGGCTATCCTAATCCGATGATCGGCGCAGTGGCATATACCAACAGCCGCGCGGGTGTAACCGCCGCTCCCGCCGGTGCCGGCACGACGCTTTACGACATTGACGCTTCTACGGACATGCTGTACATCCAGAACCCGCCTAACCCGGGGACACTGGTGCCCGTGGGTCCGCTTGGCCTGAATATTCAGGAAGTGGGCGGTTTTGACATTTCACCGGATATGAACCCGTCCGACGTTTACCCGATCGCGTCGGTGAAGTTTGGGGATAAATGGGAGCTGGACTATGTAGACCTGACCACCGGAAAGCTGCAAAAACTCGGAGATTTCCCTGCTAATGTGAATATCATCGGAATAGCTATTCCATCGCTGCCGGTGGCCTACGCATTGACGGACAGCGGAATGCTGAAAATCTTCAATCCGCAAAACGGCACAGAATTCGGCACGAAAATGATCACTCCGATTCCGGGCGTGACGCTGCACGGCATCGACCTACGTCCCGTCAATGGCAGATTGTATGCAATTGGTAGCGACAGCAAAATTTACGGCATCGACCTCGGCACGGGCGCTGCTACGGAACTCGTAAGCCTCAAACTACCGGACAATACGCCTGTAATGCTGAGCGGAATGCACTTTGGTGTAGATTTCAACCCGGTCGCCGACCGCCTGCGTGTGGTGAGCGATAATGGCCAAAACCTGCGTATCGATGTCAGCAACGGCGTCACAACAGTTGATCAGCCGCTCAAAATCGGCATGTCCGGTCCGACGCCATTCGTTACGGCTGTTGCCTACACGAACAGCTCCGCGGGCGCTGCCACCACCACGCTCTTCGACATTGACAGCCAATCGAACACACTTTACGTACAATCGCCGCCAAACAACGGCGTACTGATCGACGCGAAACCCCTGAGCGCCGACGTGGCCCCACACATTGGGTTTGACATCGGCAATGTATCCGGCAAAGGCTATGCAATTTTCACCGTAGGTGCTAACACCAGCTTCTATACCGTGGATCTCGCCACCGGCGCCATCATGCATCAGTTCCCATACAGCGGACCGGTGAAAGGCCTTGCTGTTGGGTTTGGGTTGTAG